Proteins encoded within one genomic window of Bacilli bacterium PM5-9:
- a CDS encoding CRP/FNR family cyclic AMP-dependent transcriptional regulator (product_source=KO:K10914; cath_funfam=1.10.10.10,2.60.120.10; cog=COG0664; ko=KO:K10914; pfam=PF00027,PF13545; smart=SM00419; superfamily=46785,51206), whose product MKLFKNIDDIQYYLDKFKIVNYKRNDIILHEKEFCDDFFYLIEGKVTLQSNTFQGKKKIFFTIDKDDIINDFDLNFSKFPYEAIAFENCQILQIKQCDLDKLFDECPQLQRNCLALQSHRSRRLYRQLKNTLSINIEKKLAAKLWKFAKDYGQKSDCYTYIDFKINNTYLSDVIGCSRESVSRAIQVLIKMNLLKIENGYYYVKKEELLEYYRQ is encoded by the coding sequence ATGAAATTATTTAAAAACATTGATGATATACAATATTACTTAGATAAATTTAAAATAGTAAACTATAAAAGAAATGACATTATCCTTCATGAAAAAGAGTTTTGTGATGATTTCTTTTATTTAATTGAAGGAAAAGTAACACTTCAATCAAATACTTTTCAAGGAAAAAAGAAAATATTTTTCACCATTGATAAAGATGATATAATCAATGATTTTGATTTAAACTTTAGTAAATTTCCTTATGAAGCAATCGCCTTTGAAAATTGCCAAATACTACAAATAAAACAATGTGACTTAGATAAGCTATTTGATGAATGTCCTCAATTACAAAGAAACTGTTTAGCTTTGCAATCACATCGATCACGACGTTTATATCGACAATTAAAAAATACACTATCAATTAATATTGAAAAGAAGCTAGCTGCAAAGCTATGGAAATTCGCAAAAGACTATGGACAAAAAAGCGATTGTTATACATATATTGATTTCAAAATTAATAACACTTATTTATCTGATGTGATTGGTTGTTCACGAGAAAGTGTCTCGCGTGCAATTCAAGTTTTGATTAAAATGAATTTATTAAAAATTGAAAATGGTTATTATTATGTAAAAAAAGAAGAACTATTAGAATACTATCGTCAATAG
- a CDS encoding peptidoglycan/LPS O-acetylase OafA/YrhL (product_source=COG1835; cog=COG1835; superfamily=103473; transmembrane_helix_parts=Inside_1_4,TMhelix_5_22,Outside_23_31,TMhelix_32_51,Inside_52_62,TMhelix_63_85,Outside_86_89,TMhelix_90_109,Inside_110_113) has translation MKTSNLIIIILLFGLVSFIAFLNNSNDFSTTTFFIKNIVFYLSLTLMGIFLAGDVNFKDKRKILINVILIVLTLGFAIMPYYLMSLATTPIVFQTLFFIIVPFTINSLYNKTI, from the coding sequence ATGAAAACAAGCAATTTAATTATAATAATATTATTATTTGGACTAGTAAGTTTTATAGCTTTTTTAAATAATTCAAATGATTTTTCTACTACTACATTTTTTATAAAAAATATAGTATTCTATCTATCATTAACATTAATGGGGATTTTTCTTGCTGGAGATGTTAATTTTAAAGATAAAAGAAAAATATTAATAAATGTAATTTTAATCGTACTAACATTAGGATTTGCAATTATGCCTTATTATTTAATGAGTTTGGCTACAACACCAATCGTGTTTCAAACATTATTTTTTATCATCGTACCATTCACTATAAATAGTTTATACAATAAAACAATTTAA
- a CDS encoding hypothetical protein (product_source=Hypo-rule applied; cath_funfam=2.60.40.60; superfamily=111474), whose amino-acid sequence MKKIILIVIALISVGCSSTNKEGSAMSESQLNKYLKMDNAKESDDVKKYDINKSYTSYKGKKCSFYALRDNSGIISLSIYDHMSSNIIDKIEGNYTCLELSNKIANDIINDNGVIVDKLQKQDSNNEIDVESSGDDDILKYDVKIEDNNFDNLLDFDNSETFKFNGKEAVVVYHLGAFDFFFNIDKVKEILK is encoded by the coding sequence ATGAAAAAAATAATTTTAATAGTAATTGCTTTAATTAGTGTGGGATGTAGTTCTACAAATAAAGAAGGCAGTGCTATGAGTGAAAGTCAATTAAACAAATATCTTAAAATGGATAATGCTAAAGAAAGTGATGATGTTAAGAAATACGATATTAATAAATCATATACTAGTTATAAAGGAAAAAAGTGTAGCTTCTATGCTCTTAGAGATAATAGTGGTATTATTAGTCTATCTATTTATGATCATATGAGTTCAAATATAATTGATAAAATAGAAGGAAATTACACTTGTTTAGAGTTATCAAATAAAATAGCTAACGACATTATAAATGATAATGGTGTAATTGTTGATAAATTACAAAAACAAGATTCAAACAATGAAATAGATGTTGAATCTTCTGGTGATGATGATATATTAAAATATGATGTAAAAATAGAAGATAATAACTTTGATAATCTATTAGACTTTGATAATAGTGAAACATTCAAATTCAATGGAAAAGAAGCTGTTGTTGTTTATCATTTAGGTGCATTTGATTTCTTTTTCAATATTGATAAAGTTAAAGAAATTTTAAAATAG
- a CDS encoding accessory gene regulator protein AgrB (product_source=COG4512; cog=COG4512; pfam=PF04647; superfamily=103473; transmembrane_helix_parts=Outside_1_37,TMhelix_38_60,Inside_61_75,TMhelix_76_93,Outside_94_97,TMhelix_98_120,Inside_121_128,TMhelix_129_146,Outside_147_149,TMhelix_150_172,Inside_173_174) — translation MYNKLQELMIKNKIINEEEAEVFIYGIELFFLKLAHTLIVLLIGLMFNRFLETFFFVIFYEMLKTNINSYHSKSKIICYLLSVLMAIGLIILLRYSNYFTINYLFDFLIILFSAFYFILTRKSNRSKNAILVLIVMILLYCFFRYQNYTSFILVILYGISLSVGLSFIDYLIKR, via the coding sequence ATGTATAATAAACTACAGGAATTAATGATAAAAAATAAAATTATAAATGAAGAAGAAGCAGAAGTTTTTATTTATGGAATAGAATTATTCTTTTTAAAATTAGCACATACTTTAATAGTATTGTTAATTGGTTTAATGTTTAATAGATTTTTAGAAACATTTTTCTTTGTGATTTTTTATGAAATGCTTAAAACAAATATTAATAGTTATCATTCAAAATCAAAAATAATATGTTATTTATTGTCAGTGTTAATGGCAATAGGATTAATTATTTTATTGAGATATTCTAATTATTTTACAATTAATTATTTATTTGATTTTTTAATTATTTTATTTTCAGCGTTTTATTTTATCTTAACTAGAAAATCTAATAGAAGTAAAAATGCAATATTAGTTTTAATTGTGATGATATTGTTGTATTGTTTCTTTAGATATCAAAATTATACATCATTTATCTTAGTTATATTGTATGGAATATCATTAAGTGTAGGATTGTCATTTATTGACTATTTGATAAAAAGATGA
- a CDS encoding cyclic lactone autoinducer peptide (product_source=TIGR04223; tigrfam=TIGR04223), translating into MRNNVEKKVLKTLKSISDSQVRNTIENRCHWWLYEPKMPKAVAKMKQEKNK; encoded by the coding sequence ATGCGTAACAATGTAGAAAAGAAAGTGTTAAAGACATTAAAATCAATTTCTGATTCTCAAGTTAGAAACACAATTGAAAATAGATGTCACTGGTGGTTATATGAGCCAAAAATGCCAAAAGCAGTTGCGAAAATGAAGCAAGAAAAAAATAAGTAA
- a CDS encoding two-component system sensor histidine kinase AgrC (product_source=KO:K07706; cath_funfam=3.30.565.10; cog=COG0642; ko=KO:K07706; pfam=PF14501; smart=SM00387; superfamily=55874; transmembrane_helix_parts=Outside_1_3,TMhelix_4_21,Inside_22_27,TMhelix_28_50,Outside_51_53,TMhelix_54_73,Inside_74_84,TMhelix_85_107,Outside_108_116,TMhelix_117_138,Inside_139_150,TMhelix_151_170,Outside_171_179,TMhelix_180_202,Inside_203_425), translating into MLVTYLISLTTFNIIYYFILTKFHEKKINNNIIIFGAIIIVSIVHSFLCLLNSPTINLLMTIFTFSCISYFCFEHNKWKDYLIDFINLFIVLILDGVGFLIFGTLFSTNANNELANIILTILSSVFAIVLIYIINKIVDASKVGNTPAKEIVLFIFVAIFHISIIGIVNLGVELYTNFYLKIIVLTVIVGVIITDFILIYYLDSTIKKNQLANDKLNQERQVDLTRQYYTNLKEKYDNQRRMIHDFNNHLDTITHAYEISQTEISDNIISEIKSKYSNEIIMETYSEILNIIVNDKLKKANENNIEFSFATDLVDLSFINEYDMITLFGNLYDNAIEANLKIDSDRMIETKISQHNSVLVITIKNNYNGTLKYINNEVMSTKENHKGVGLKNVNEIVEKHDGILNIKDKLGIFTITIAIPMVESK; encoded by the coding sequence ATGTTAGTTACATACTTAATATCATTAACTACTTTTAATATAATCTATTATTTTATCTTAACTAAATTTCACGAGAAAAAAATAAATAATAATATAATTATTTTTGGAGCAATAATTATTGTTTCAATAGTTCATTCATTTTTATGCTTGTTAAATAGCCCAACGATTAATCTATTAATGACGATTTTTACTTTTTCATGTATTAGTTATTTTTGTTTTGAACACAATAAATGGAAAGATTACTTGATTGATTTTATTAATTTATTTATAGTGTTAATTCTTGATGGAGTAGGTTTTTTAATTTTTGGAACACTTTTTTCAACAAATGCTAACAATGAATTAGCTAATATAATACTTACTATTCTTTCTTCAGTATTTGCAATAGTATTAATCTATATAATAAATAAAATAGTTGATGCTAGTAAGGTAGGAAATACTCCTGCAAAAGAAATAGTTTTATTTATATTCGTTGCGATTTTTCATATCTCAATTATTGGTATAGTTAATTTAGGAGTAGAATTATATACTAATTTTTATTTGAAAATAATAGTTCTAACAGTTATTGTTGGAGTTATCATTACAGATTTTATATTAATTTACTATTTAGATAGCACAATAAAAAAGAATCAATTAGCTAATGATAAATTAAATCAAGAAAGACAAGTTGATTTAACAAGACAATACTATACAAACTTAAAAGAGAAATATGATAATCAAAGAAGAATGATTCATGATTTTAATAACCATTTAGATACTATCACTCATGCATATGAAATAAGTCAAACTGAAATATCTGATAATATTATAAGTGAGATTAAATCTAAATATAGTAATGAGATTATTATGGAAACATATTCTGAAATTTTAAATATAATTGTTAATGACAAATTAAAAAAAGCGAATGAAAACAATATTGAATTTTCTTTCGCTACAGATCTTGTTGACTTATCATTCATTAATGAATATGACATGATAACTTTGTTTGGTAATTTATATGATAATGCGATTGAAGCTAATTTAAAAATTGATAGTGATAGAATGATTGAAACTAAAATTAGTCAACACAATTCAGTATTAGTGATAACTATCAAAAATAACTATAATGGTACTTTAAAATACATTAATAATGAAGTAATGAGTACTAAAGAAAACCATAAAGGTGTTGGATTGAAAAATGTTAATGAAATTGTTGAAAAACATGATGGAATATTAAACATTAAAGATAAATTAGGGATATTTACAATAACGATTGCTATTCCAATGGTAGAATCTAAATAG
- a CDS encoding two-component system response regulator LytT (product_source=KO:K07705; cath_funfam=3.40.50.2300; cog=COG3279; ko=KO:K07705; pfam=PF00072,PF04397; smart=SM00448,SM00850; superfamily=52172), translating to MTTIEIAICEDNPEIQNRLKNIIFEYYNKTQITANIDIFSNGNDFLQSCMVKDYSFILMDIDLDQSNGIETVKKFRKHNKIPTPIIFITSYEEHKNIVLPLHTFDYIVKPFKDCTITNILNELSIWIKTNEDSNTSSITFKTVDGTVNLNLNNIMYFEYNTRKVDIVTSFKTFQTYSSIKKINDELDAKQFAMPHSSFIVNMKKIYTFSSKELTMENGFKVPIARSRLKEFRELYLEFVENNTI from the coding sequence ATGACAACAATAGAAATTGCGATTTGTGAAGATAATCCAGAAATTCAAAATAGATTAAAAAACATTATTTTTGAATATTATAACAAGACACAAATAACTGCAAACATTGATATTTTTTCTAATGGAAACGATTTTCTTCAATCATGTATGGTTAAAGATTATTCGTTCATTTTAATGGATATTGATTTAGATCAATCAAATGGTATTGAGACGGTCAAAAAATTTAGAAAACATAATAAAATACCCACACCTATTATTTTTATAACAAGCTATGAGGAACATAAAAATATTGTTTTACCTTTACATACATTCGATTATATTGTAAAACCATTTAAAGATTGCACTATCACAAATATTTTAAATGAATTATCTATTTGGATAAAAACTAATGAGGATTCTAACACTAGTTCAATAACATTTAAAACTGTTGATGGTACAGTAAACCTAAATCTAAATAATATTATGTATTTTGAATATAACACTAGAAAAGTGGATATTGTGACTAGCTTTAAAACTTTTCAAACATATTCAAGCATAAAAAAAATAAACGATGAACTTGATGCAAAACAATTTGCAATGCCTCATTCTTCGTTTATCGTTAACATGAAGAAGATATATACATTTTCTTCAAAAGAGTTAACTATGGAAAATGGTTTTAAAGTTCCCATTGCTCGTTCAAGATTAAAAGAATTTAGAGAACTTTATTTAGAGTTTGTTGAAAATAATACTATTTAG
- a CDS encoding putative membrane protein (product_source=COG5438; cog=COG5438; pfam=PF07907; superfamily=161070; transmembrane_helix_parts=Inside_1_6,TMhelix_7_26,Outside_27_109,TMhelix_110_132,Inside_133_138,TMhelix_139_158,Outside_159_161,TMhelix_162_184,Inside_185_188,TMhelix_189_208,Outside_209_238,TMhelix_239_261,Inside_262_298,TMhelix_299_321,Outside_322_340,TMhelix_341_363,Inside_364_378) yields the protein MQKEKVIYFITIIIGILFIYFAHQIASQNEIIPQATKYDVALDKAEVVSVNEKDGMVNFEFFLIDKKDEERHTATQQDIKVAKKVSVGDVIYVTKNTDNQSGDYIFYDYIRVNQMGYLIIAFLILVIIFGGLKGFNTVISLAFTLLALFYVFLPAVLSSKNVYLWGSICCVTIVIFTLIVVHGANKKSLASGIATLLGLLFAWIIMQISSDYFHFTGLTSEDAMYLKFNNFGLDIDVKAIFFTTIIIGALGAVMDVAMSISSSLYEFKQLKPEITTKELIKAGFEIGKDILGTMTNTLILAYVGSGFLTVLVIVAVNTDLIQIFNKEFLIAEIFEPLIGSFGIVATLPITSIVCAYLFNGLNFKEIKDKFKKRLINTK from the coding sequence ATGCAAAAAGAGAAAGTAATTTATTTTATTACAATAATTATTGGCATATTGTTTATATATTTCGCACATCAAATCGCATCACAAAATGAGATAATACCTCAAGCAACTAAATATGATGTTGCATTAGATAAAGCAGAGGTAGTTTCAGTTAATGAGAAAGATGGTATGGTAAATTTTGAATTTTTTTTAATCGATAAAAAAGATGAAGAACGACATACTGCAACTCAACAAGATATAAAAGTCGCTAAAAAAGTATCAGTAGGTGATGTAATATATGTTACAAAAAATACTGACAATCAAAGTGGCGATTATATTTTTTATGATTATATTAGAGTAAATCAAATGGGTTATTTAATAATCGCCTTTTTAATATTAGTTATTATTTTTGGCGGACTTAAAGGATTTAATACTGTTATTTCATTAGCATTCACACTCTTAGCATTATTTTATGTTTTTTTACCAGCAGTGCTATCTAGTAAGAATGTTTATTTATGGGGATCAATTTGTTGTGTAACAATAGTTATCTTTACACTAATTGTTGTTCATGGAGCCAATAAAAAAAGCTTAGCCTCTGGCATTGCAACTCTTTTAGGATTATTATTCGCATGGATTATTATGCAAATTAGTAGCGATTATTTCCATTTCACAGGATTAACTAGTGAAGATGCAATGTATTTAAAATTTAATAATTTCGGTTTAGATATTGATGTTAAAGCTATTTTCTTTACAACAATTATTATTGGTGCTCTAGGCGCTGTTATGGATGTGGCGATGTCAATTTCTAGCTCACTTTACGAGTTTAAACAATTAAAACCCGAAATAACAACCAAAGAATTAATTAAAGCAGGTTTTGAAATTGGTAAAGATATTTTAGGAACAATGACAAATACCTTGATTTTAGCATATGTAGGCTCTGGATTTTTAACAGTTTTAGTAATAGTTGCTGTAAACACTGATTTAATTCAAATTTTCAATAAAGAGTTTTTAATTGCCGAAATATTCGAGCCATTAATTGGTAGCTTTGGAATAGTTGCTACTCTTCCAATAACTTCGATCGTTTGTGCCTATCTTTTTAATGGATTAAACTTTAAGGAAATAAAAGATAAATTTAAAAAAAGATTAATAAATACAAAATAA